TGCAAGATTCCGGTGCGAGACGGAATCCCGTTTTTGTCGGTTTGGCGATTCCCTCGATTCTTGTTTCTTCCCGATTTTTGCTTAGGGTTACGCTCAGTTGTGTAAAGATAAATTTCGGATTCTTTTTTGTTGTGTTTGCGTCCAGAAACAGCTGTCTTACGAAATAGCCCTCTTCCAATTTCTGAATTTTGGAATAGTATTCTCCCGAGGCGATTTTTAAGAATTCGATCGGATTCTTTTCGATTCGATTCTCACTCGAGGAACAGGAGGAAATCGTGAGGATCCAAATTCCTATCAGAATCGAACAGTTCGGCCGTTTTAGAAAGGAATCGAGAGGAAATATTTTATCCAATGTTGATTGCTCCTGATTTGAGGAAGAAAGATCCTGACAAGTTACGGGGGCAAGAGAGAATCTCAATCAAGTTTCCGGTCTCTTCCCTTCGTTATCAAAAAGTATGTCGGGACCCTTTTTTACATCCTCAGGACCGTTCGCTCCGAGTCAACGTTCTAGATTGTATGTCTTTTTTCGTCTAAGAATTTCGATGGGGCGGAAATCTCGAAACAATCTTGGATTTTTTTCGGGTCTTCTTTTCAGTCTTTTTTTTCTAAACGCCTGTTCCTTGGAAGGGGTCTTTCCGACCCTGTTTCCGAATGAAAAACAAAAGTTAGGCGCTCAATACGTCCAGGCACTGATTCTTACAGCCGTTAGTTGTAGCGGTCCCGGAAAGTTCTGGGTTCGAGACATTACAAAAAATGCATCTTATTGTCTTCAAGCAAGTCTTGTCGGAGAAGGAGATACGGTTTCCGTTTACGCGGAATCTGGACAAGAACAGAATCTGGACTACAAAAGTATCGTTCGAGAATTCGATCAGAGAATTTTTCCGAAACTCGGCGCGGCATTCGGACCACCGTCGGACATGGATCAGAGTGGAAAGGTTCATATTCTTTTTTTGGATATTCGCGATGGAAGTAAACCGGGTGGTTCTTTCGTGGCCGGTTTTTTCGATCCTTATGATTTTCTTTCGGACGATCCTCGATCGAGCGTACGTTCCAACGGGAAGGAAATTCTTTATATCGATTCGGTTCAGTTGAAAGAATTGGCCGACAAAGATCTGGCCTCGGGAAAGTCAGACACCCTTCTTTCTACGATCGCTCACGAATTCCAACATCTCATTCGATTTCAATATGAACTTCCGGAATACCTTTCCCAAAAGGCTCGAGATGAAACCTGGTTGAACGAAGGCACAAGCGAGGTTGCGAGCGATATCGCCGGTTATTCTCCACAAATGAATCGGATCCAGTGTTATCGAGGAAACGTCGCCGGGGTTTGCGCGAGAGGAGTGAACGGTTCCACCATTTTCGGATCCGCGAATTTTTCCTCGGTTGTAGATTATTCTTTTGCCTATGCCTTTATGAAATATCTTTATACGATTTCCGGATCGAATCTTGAAGAAAGAAATTCTTTTTTTAAGAAGACGGTTTCCGGATCTTCGGTTCGAGCCAAGGACGCGCAAAGTTTGGCCGAAATATTTCTTACTTCAGCCGGGGTGACTTCACTTTCTGCGTCCCAAAAAAACGATCTCGGAATTTCAGGGGAAACTTCTTTCATCCGTCTCTTCGCCGCCTTTCTCTGGTTGTCTACGGGAGAATCGACGCTTGCGGAAGCGCAGTTGGGAGTGGATTCCGCGGGAGCCGCCGGTTTTAAAACTGGAATGGAATCCGTTCTTTCGGCCTTTCCTTTCCCGCCAGCAAATCAGGATGGAGGAGAACTGAGAAAGTTGTATGACACACAACCGCTTCCTTTTATTCTTCCCCTTTCCAATCTCAAACCGGGGCAGTTTCATTTTATCGATCAGAATCGGAGCAATACGGGAACACAACCTGCGGTTGTTCTTCTGAAAAAGACCGTTCCAAGTTTAAGAATTCTTCAAGTAAACGCGGATCCGTATCGTCTCGGTCAGGTCTCTCAATCCGTAACGAGAACGGAGGACGAAGGAGAACCGGTCCTTCTTCCGGAAACGGACGGCCCGGAGATCATTTGTCCTATCGAATACTTTCATTCTTCGGATCGAAGTCGAACAAACTAACTTCGAACTTGTTTTCGATGACTTCTTAAGAATGAATCCTATTTTACGGGAAACAAATCTTTCTTGGGAAAATGCGCCGCAAATTCTTCCGAAATCCCAAAAATGTGGGAACTCAACCATTCTCGAAAGCGGGGTTGCAGTGCGATTTCAAACGGAAGCCTGTGATTTGTAGGAGCTCCTTCGTTTTCGTTCGAATGAGAATCGTTTTTCAGAACGGGAATGGGACCGGAAATTGTAGGAGCTATTACGAAATTTTCTTTCCGGCTTTGGCTTCAGTATGCATTGCTTTGAAAAATTTTTTACAATGAGCCTGTCCCAAAACCAAAAGTGTGGGAACTCTAACATAAGTAGAAACAATGAAGGACTCCAAAAAAGGTAAATTTGACTCCATTTTGTGGGATCTCATACTTTTTATTAGAATTTTCTAAAGAAACATCCTTCTTTCTTGAGAAGTTTTTGGACAGGCTTACTAGAAAACTTCATTTCATTCGGAATCTTTGTTCCGACAAAGTATTTCTCTAAAAATACTTACAATCGGACTTGAAATCCCTAAGAGATAAAATTTTCGAAGGAAAACCCTTATTCAAAAAAAGGAATCATTCCATTCCTGGAATCATACCTCGGAATTCTCCCATTCTTTCTTCCGCGGCTTTTTGTGCGAGTTCGAGGGAACGAGTCACCGCTTGTTTGATACTTTTTTGAAGGAGTTTTTTATCGTTTTTGGCGAGGAGTTCGTCTTCGATGAGAATATCTTTGATGTTGAGTTTTCCGTCGGAGATACAAGTAACGAGATCGTTTTTGGATTTCGCTTCGAAGGAGAGAGCCATAAGATCCTTTTCGACTTTTTTCATTCTCACGCGCATCTGATTCATCTGCTTGAGCGATTCTAACTTGTTTCCAAACATTCTTTGATTCCCTTTGAACCTTTATTATTTTTGAGAAGAATTCGATCACACGAAATCCTTTCGCGTAGGAGCTCCTCTCCCAATCAAAATTCCGCACACGGAAAAACGATCAACTAGAAAAGAAACTTTAGAATGACAACTCCATTCCCAGAGAAGTGAAGTATTCGGAATAGTATTGAGAATAGGCGGGAAGACGGAATGGCCCAACATCGGTGTAGATCACACCTTTGGAAAGATTGTTTCGAAAGTTCATAAAGAAGATCGCGTTTTGAAAGCTCGTCTTTCCTCGAAAGCCGGCGGAGAAAGAACGAAGAGGCTCATCCGTTTGTGTGTTGATTCCCGCGTTTTTCTGCGAGATGAGATTGTAGTAGTTGTTTCCGAGAAAGAGAGAGTATCTACCCGCGGGATCCAAGAGCATCGTAAAACCCAGAGTTGTCGCGTCCGACTCCGGGGTCATATAAAGACCGTTGTTCTTTGTAGTTGGGTCCGCCGAATAACTATAGCGAACGTTGAGAATGATTTTTGTAAAATCGATAAACATAGAAAAACGAGCCGCTTCCGGATTGTAGAGGCCTTTGTCTTTTTCCTTATTCAAAACCGAAGTCTGAAACGAAAGTCGTCGGATCGGTTGTATATTCGCCTGCCATTCGATCACACGACCACCGCTGTTTCCCAGAGCTTGGTTTCTGAGAACCGGGTTGTTCCCCATATTCGGATCCGCGTTGAGCGCTTGAGAATTGGATCCTGGAGAAGAATAAAGAAAACGACTGGAAGCCATGCTCGAATTTCCGAAAGAACTTCCGGAGACGATTTTTGTGTTGATGAAGTCGTTCGGTTTGAACGAAAAACCGGCCATCGAATAACCCTGATCTTTTTGATCCGCGGTATAAGGCAGTGAGTTTCCGGTTTTGAGAATCGCGTCCACTCCCGGAGCGACGGAATAACTGAGTTCAAAGTTGTCTAACGTGGATTGGTTGACTCCCGTTTTATCTCCGGTTCCAAACGGATCCGATTTTCTTCCACGAAGGGAAGGAGCCAGTTCCGAAAAAGGAGACGAAGGGCGAATCGAAGAATTCAATTGGACCTTTCCCTGTTTCCCCCCGAAAAAGCGAGCCCCGGTCCAGTTCGTGTTCTGATCACTGAAGAGAGAATCGGGCTGGCTCCAAGCAAGAGAATCTTTGGAAGGAAAAGGGCTCCAACCGTTTCCGAGCTTTGCAAAATTCGATCCTCGGTCCTCTTGGATCTCGTAGTTTTTTTCCGTATCACCCAAAAGGTCGATTCTACGGGAACCCAAAATACGAAACACTTGGATATCTTTGGGTTTTTCTTCCTCTTTTTCTTTGAGCGTCGGTCTGGATTTGGAAGGTGTTTCGTTTTCTTCCATCGGAATGGAATCGATTTTTGGAAGATTTTCGGGAGTTTTTACTTGAGCGACGGAAAGGAGAATCCCAAGTCCTAACGCGGATAAACCGCTGACAAGCAAGGAGGATTGAATGTTGATCGCCCCGATGAATCTCATTTTCGTATCTTTATTAAGTATCGGTAACCAAAATCGAAGGATCACCTACAAATGCGATTCTGGGATTAGACGAAGAGTTCCGAAAGAATCCTTGGAAAAGGTGGACTCTTTTTCTCGGATAGTTTTGGTTCACAATTGAGTTTTCCAAAGTTAGAAATTGTCTAGAGTGGGGAAAAGACAGGGCAAAAATGATTCAAAAAAAACGAGTTTGATTCCTTCCGTCCAGTTTCAAAACCGAGGGCTTGCAGGAAAGAAATTTTTTATAGAATTCTGTCTCATCGACCCAAAGGACGTATTTCTATTCGTGTTCTTCTTCTTTTTTCCGATCGATTCTTTCCTCTATCATATGGAACAGACTTCCCTGCGGATATTTTCCGTTTTTACCGAATTTTCCAGCGGGAATTCCAAAAACTTCCGGAATCAATTCCTCAACGTGAGAACAAGTATAGATCTGGAATTTGCCCTTATCGATCGCCTTACGGATGTGAGCCGGAAGATTCAAGTCCCGAATGTTGGAAGTCGGAATATAAACTCTGTATTTATCTTTCGCATTTCCGACGAGTTGAATCATGTCGTACCAAGCCGCGATCTTTGTGTTAACCGAACCCACGGGAAGAATTTCTCCATACTGAGAAAGGGCTCCCGTCACCGCTATGTTACACGGAATTTCCAAACCGGAAAGCGCCGAAAGGATCGCGAGCAATTCCGCACAACTCGCGGAGTCTCCGTCGATCGGAGAATAGTTTTGTTCAAACAAAATGGAAGCGTCGAGACCAAAGGATTGGATATGAGAGAACATTCCTTTAATATAAGATTGTAATATGAATACGCCCTTATCGTGTAAGTCGCCGGAAAGATTGACTTCTCTTTCGATATTGATAAAATTCCCCGAACCCAATGCGACTCGCGCGGAAACTTGGTTGACCTGACCGAAATCGGATAAAGAAGAATGCAGAAGAATGACGGATAAGCCGTTGATTCTACCCGTCTTTTTTCCTTTGAGTTGGATCGAAGTCAGACCTTCTCGAACACTTTCCTGATATCTTCTTTTGTGAACCGCAATTCTTTTTTCGATCGTTGGGATCGCCGATTCGACTTGGGCGCGCGTGATCGTCTTCTTTTCTTTTTTGTAAAGAACGAGAAGTTCGCCCACGAACGTGCGGAGCTCGGCGAAAGAAAGAGAGAGTCTGGCTCGGCTATCGTTCCAGCGAAGTCCGATTTCGAGTAACGCGTCGACCGCGGAGGAATCGAAACTAGGATAACCCGGTTTTTCCCAGGAATGAATGAGTCCTCCGAAAAGCTGAAGATTCTTCTTGCTCTTCATAACAGCTTCGTACGGGAGATGAATCTTAAAAGAAAAACTTTCGTAGAAGTCGGGATCGACTCCGGTGATAAAGTCCACTTCTCCTTCTTCTCCTACAAGAATCAGACGAAAGCGCGTGTTGATCGAAGGATGAAACCGATTCATCTCTTTGGAGCCCGTCATTTCCGGAAGAGTCAAGAAGTCGATACTTCCGGTTTGCAAAACTCCTTTTACGAGAAAGTATAAGTTCGGATCTTCCGTAAGGGCTCTCATCGGAAGAAGAAGATAACCACCGTCGGCTTCCACCATTTTACCCGCGCGGTATTCCGAGTTTCCGGGAAAACCAGCGAGAGTTAGGAATCCCGGATGGGGATCGCAGACTACTTTGATTCCTTTTTTAAGACCGGAGATATATTCTTGAAGTAAGGTGAGGTTCGCTTCTAAGGCCGGACCCGTTATGAGAATGTTGGAAAGAATCCCTGGATTTTCCAGAGCCTTCGGTAAGGAACTCAGTTCTTCTCTGTGAAACGCCAAAAAATCGGGAAGACCGTTTTTGGGTCTTTGTTTTCCCGCGTGAAGTTTGATTTCTGCCTGAGCGGCGGTTATTCTTTTTATCACTGAAGACGATTGTTCCCTACTTCCCTTCGGTTATCAATCATAATCTACCGGAGAATCAGCATCGCATCTCCGTAAGAATAAAATCGGAATTCTTCTTGAATCGCTCTTTGATACGCGCGTAAGATCAATTCTTTTCCCGCAAATGCGGAGACGAGCAAAAGAAGACTCGAGCCGGGTAGATGAAAATTTGTGATCAGACCTTCGCAACTTTGCAGTTTGTCGTTCGGTTGTAAAAAAAGTTCGGTTGCGCCGGCTCCTGAGCGAAACGTTTTTGTAATGGGATCGTATGTGGATTCCAAGGCTCGAAGCGTCGTGGTTCCGATGGAGACGATTCTTCTTCCTTCTTTTTTTGCGAGATTGAGAATTGAGGCGCTCGATTCTTCCAGAAAGAATTCTTCTCGATGTAATTTTTTATTTTGAAAATTTTCTTCCGTGAGAGGTTGAAAGGTTCCGTAACCTACGGTGAGTTCTAAGGTGCAGATCTGAATTTTTTTTTCTTTTAGAGTTTGAAACAAGGATTCCGAAAAATGAAGACCCGCTGTAGGAGCCGCAACCGATCCGGGAGTTTTTGCAAAAAGAGTTTGATAACGAATTTCATCTTCCGAGTTCGCTTCTCTTTTCAAATACGGAGGAATCGGAATCTCGCCGATGGATTGAAAGTCTTCTTCTTGTAATTCTTGGTCCGGTTTTAAAAAAACAAATTCTTCTTCTTTTCCTTCGACTCGAAAAAAGCGAAGTCCGGTCTTTGCGTCTTGAAGCCGATCCCCCGTTTTTAGTTTTTTAGAATTTCGAATCTTACATCTCCAAAGTCCGTCCTTGGTTTCCAGGAACATCGCCTCGTGGATTCGAAGCGGATTTTTGAGATAAACGCGGCGTTTGCTTACTTTGGTATGATTGCCGATCAGCACGTCGCCTTCTTTCAGATAAGAGACGATGTTTTTGAATGCGTCTTCGACTTGGATTTTTTCGGACCCAACTTCGACAACCATGAGTCGACTCTCGTCCCGATTCTTTGCCGGATAACGTGCGATTCTATCCTCGGGGAGTTCAAATTCGAAATCTTTGAGATCGGTAAACAACATTCTATTTGCAGTGGATTTGGAGAATGGTTACGGGTGAATCTTTTTTCTAACAAGACCTTTGTAAATCGTGAGCGGTGATGTAGGAGAATTTTATTGGTTGGCTTTTCGGGTGCGATCCAAAAGTGTTTCAGAATGCAATTGAGAGACCGAAAAACCTGGATTCTTGCCGGAACGATTTTGTTTTTCTCCCTCCTCTTCATCAATGGGATTTCCAAATCGGGAAACCGTTCCGATTTCAGAGACTACTACAACGCGTCCGTTCGTTTTACCGAAGGAAATAATTTATACAATTTAGAACAGATCGACGAGATTCTTGGCAAACTTCAATCGGGAGAAATCAAAGTCGAAGAAGCGTTTACTCCGAAAGTTTTTATGCAACTCAAGGAAATGATGGAAGGGCTGGGTTCTTACATCTACCCTCCTACATTCGCCTTTTTGTTGATTCCGATTTCAGTTCTTCCTTACCCGGTTGCGTCCGCCGTTTTTTTGAGTCTGAACTTCTTGGCTCTTCTGGGTTTTTTATACATCCTTTCGATCCGTCTTCCTATCAAAGGCAATCTGATTTTTATCGTGGTTCTTTGTCTTCTCAATCTTCGGTTTTTAGAAAATCATCAGAACAACAATCAAGTCGGTTTTCTTTTGATGTTTTTGATTCTGGCTTCCGTACATACGAAGAAGGATTGGTTGTCCGGTTTGTTGCTTGGGCTTGCAATCGTGATCAAGTTGACTCCTGGCGCCTTTGTTCTTTTTTTCTTAATGCAACGACGTTACTGGGCCGTGTTTTATACGTTTCTATTTTCAGTTTTCTGGATTCTTCTTCCTTGTATTTATGCTCCGAGTTTTACGATCGAGATGACCTTGACTTGGAAACAGTTGATCTTAGACAATTATCTCAAGTCTCCTTTGTTTCGCGCTTGGAAGAATAATCAGAGTTTGAACGCGACTCTTGCAAAATACTTTCTCAACTACGCGGATGTTCTCAATCAATCCCAACTCGGTTATCCTCTTGCGGAACTTTCGGAAAAAGCAGTAAAAGGAATTTATTATATTCTTTCCTTGGGTCTTGTGATTCCCTTCTTTTGGAAAGTTTTTGCGAAACGAAGGGAAGAATTGACTCTCGGTTGTTTGTTCGTCTTTTCGATCATCTTTAGCGGCATTTCTTGGGTGCACGCGTTTGTTTTTCTTTTGTATCCTTCCGCGATTCTTCTCTTCCGCCTTTGGTCTTTTGTGGAAGCGAGCGTGTGGTCCGTCTGGAAGACTGTTTCCGATTCTTTCTGGAAAAAATGTCTGGTTTCGATTCAGGTATTGTTTGCAAATGATAAAGTGAGCTTTGCTTTTTTGACCGGATCGATCGGAATTCTTCTCTCCAATCGATCCGTGATCGGCGGCGGAACGGAAGAAAGGTTTATGATGGCTTCTTATCTTCTTTACTTTGCGATCTTTCAATACGTTCTTCTTCTATTGATTCCAGAGAAAGAAACTCTAAGGGAAAAATAAAAAAGAATTCTGACAAAGATGACGATCCGAACGAACGAACTCAAATACAAACCGAGGGTGGGTGTTGACGTGCGTCCCCTCGCGTATGGGATTACGGGAAATTCAAGATATCTCGCCGAAGTCTTGCGAAGACTCATCACGAACGATTCTCCTTTGGAATATTATCTTTATTCGAACAAACCGATTCATACAGTATTTTATGATATTCTTTCAAACCAAAACTCCAGATTTTTTCTTACTGGAAAACTTCCCGGTGTGGCTTGGTTAAACTGGACGATTCCAAGAAGAATCAAAAAAGATCGTCTCGATCTTTTTTGGGGAACTCTTCAATTGTTGCCTTTCTCCTGCGGAAGCGCTTTGACCGCGGTCAACTATCACGATCTCAACTTTCGCTCCGCTCCGGAAACGATGACTACGGCAAACTACTGGCAACACCGGATTCTTTCCCCGAGAACTTTGAAAAATGCGGATCTTGTGTTTTGTCTTTCTGAAAACACACGGAACGATATTCTTAAATTCAAACCCTCTTTGGATTCTAAATTGAAAGTAGTTTATCCGGGTGTGGATTCTTTTCCGGTTCTTCGAGAACCTCTTCGTAAACTTCCTGAAAATTTTTTATTTACCATTGGTACCCTCGAACCTCGCAAGAATTTGGGAACTCTGATTACCGCGTATCGCACTTTAAAAAAAGGAGATCCTTCCTTTCCCTATCCCCTCGTGATCGCAGGTCGCCTCGGATGGAAATCGGAAGGACTGACTCAGCTCTTAAAAGAAGGAAGTTTAGAATCCGAAGGCATTTACTTTGTAGAAAATCCCGCTGACGAAGTTCTCGCTTGGTTGTATCGATACTGCGTTTCTTTTTTATTTCCCTCGATTCATGAAGGTTTTGGTCTTCCTTTGTTGGAAGCCC
The sequence above is a segment of the Leptospira stimsonii genome. Coding sequences within it:
- a CDS encoding peptidase M30 — protein: MGRKSRNNLGFFSGLLFSLFFLNACSLEGVFPTLFPNEKQKLGAQYVQALILTAVSCSGPGKFWVRDITKNASYCLQASLVGEGDTVSVYAESGQEQNLDYKSIVREFDQRIFPKLGAAFGPPSDMDQSGKVHILFLDIRDGSKPGGSFVAGFFDPYDFLSDDPRSSVRSNGKEILYIDSVQLKELADKDLASGKSDTLLSTIAHEFQHLIRFQYELPEYLSQKARDETWLNEGTSEVASDIAGYSPQMNRIQCYRGNVAGVCARGVNGSTIFGSANFSSVVDYSFAYAFMKYLYTISGSNLEERNSFFKKTVSGSSVRAKDAQSLAEIFLTSAGVTSLSASQKNDLGISGETSFIRLFAAFLWLSTGESTLAEAQLGVDSAGAAGFKTGMESVLSAFPFPPANQDGGELRKLYDTQPLPFILPLSNLKPGQFHFIDQNRSNTGTQPAVVLLKKTVPSLRILQVNADPYRLGQVSQSVTRTEDEGEPVLLPETDGPEIICPIEYFHSSDRSRTN
- a CDS encoding YbaB/EbfC family nucleoid-associated protein; protein product: MFGNKLESLKQMNQMRVRMKKVEKDLMALSFEAKSKNDLVTCISDGKLNIKDILIEDELLAKNDKKLLQKSIKQAVTRSLELAQKAAEERMGEFRGMIPGME
- a CDS encoding AAA family ATPase; translation: MIKRITAAQAEIKLHAGKQRPKNGLPDFLAFHREELSSLPKALENPGILSNILITGPALEANLTLLQEYISGLKKGIKVVCDPHPGFLTLAGFPGNSEYRAGKMVEADGGYLLLPMRALTEDPNLYFLVKGVLQTGSIDFLTLPEMTGSKEMNRFHPSINTRFRLILVGEEGEVDFITGVDPDFYESFSFKIHLPYEAVMKSKKNLQLFGGLIHSWEKPGYPSFDSSAVDALLEIGLRWNDSRARLSLSFAELRTFVGELLVLYKKEKKTITRAQVESAIPTIEKRIAVHKRRYQESVREGLTSIQLKGKKTGRINGLSVILLHSSLSDFGQVNQVSARVALGSGNFINIEREVNLSGDLHDKGVFILQSYIKGMFSHIQSFGLDASILFEQNYSPIDGDSASCAELLAILSALSGLEIPCNIAVTGALSQYGEILPVGSVNTKIAAWYDMIQLVGNAKDKYRVYIPTSNIRDLNLPAHIRKAIDKGKFQIYTCSHVEELIPEVFGIPAGKFGKNGKYPQGSLFHMIEERIDRKKEEEHE
- the queA gene encoding tRNA preQ1(34) S-adenosylmethionine ribosyltransferase-isomerase QueA, coding for MLFTDLKDFEFELPEDRIARYPAKNRDESRLMVVEVGSEKIQVEDAFKNIVSYLKEGDVLIGNHTKVSKRRVYLKNPLRIHEAMFLETKDGLWRCKIRNSKKLKTGDRLQDAKTGLRFFRVEGKEEEFVFLKPDQELQEEDFQSIGEIPIPPYLKREANSEDEIRYQTLFAKTPGSVAAPTAGLHFSESLFQTLKEKKIQICTLELTVGYGTFQPLTEENFQNKKLHREEFFLEESSASILNLAKKEGRRIVSIGTTTLRALESTYDPITKTFRSGAGATELFLQPNDKLQSCEGLITNFHLPGSSLLLLVSAFAGKELILRAYQRAIQEEFRFYSYGDAMLILR
- a CDS encoding glycosyltransferase family 87 protein yields the protein MQLRDRKTWILAGTILFFSLLFINGISKSGNRSDFRDYYNASVRFTEGNNLYNLEQIDEILGKLQSGEIKVEEAFTPKVFMQLKEMMEGLGSYIYPPTFAFLLIPISVLPYPVASAVFLSLNFLALLGFLYILSIRLPIKGNLIFIVVLCLLNLRFLENHQNNNQVGFLLMFLILASVHTKKDWLSGLLLGLAIVIKLTPGAFVLFFLMQRRYWAVFYTFLFSVFWILLPCIYAPSFTIEMTLTWKQLILDNYLKSPLFRAWKNNQSLNATLAKYFLNYADVLNQSQLGYPLAELSEKAVKGIYYILSLGLVIPFFWKVFAKRREELTLGCLFVFSIIFSGISWVHAFVFLLYPSAILLFRLWSFVEASVWSVWKTVSDSFWKKCLVSIQVLFANDKVSFAFLTGSIGILLSNRSVIGGGTEERFMMASYLLYFAIFQYVLLLLIPEKETLREK
- a CDS encoding glycosyltransferase family 4 protein, which codes for MTIRTNELKYKPRVGVDVRPLAYGITGNSRYLAEVLRRLITNDSPLEYYLYSNKPIHTVFYDILSNQNSRFFLTGKLPGVAWLNWTIPRRIKKDRLDLFWGTLQLLPFSCGSALTAVNYHDLNFRSAPETMTTANYWQHRILSPRTLKNADLVFCLSENTRNDILKFKPSLDSKLKVVYPGVDSFPVLREPLRKLPENFLFTIGTLEPRKNLGTLITAYRTLKKGDPSFPYPLVIAGRLGWKSEGLTQLLKEGSLESEGIYFVENPADEVLAWLYRYCVSFLFPSIHEGFGLPLLEALREGKLCVASDIPVFHEILDRKVDLFAEPLGVDSWVRALSELRKRKLERPEVWNASKWTWDQTAKKIEDGLIDLWKHRKELHHQRI